The following are encoded together in the Manduca sexta isolate Smith_Timp_Sample1 chromosome 22, JHU_Msex_v1.0, whole genome shotgun sequence genome:
- the LOC115452541 gene encoding polypeptide N-acetylgalactosaminyltransferase 10 isoform X1, giving the protein MPIKIPRPIKYAGTATMFRRPLSRLLRLRNLVLFTIIVIFLYIVKSLSNMDVMELRMPEALQRSPEVLNVEKAVLLPPENDNRIPRKGEYFVPKSMKKKDWHNHTQIEYERKRVGIGEQGKPAYMPKEESDLEEKLYSVNGFNGALSDKIPLNRSLPDIRHKGCKTKKYLESLPTVSVVVPFHNEHWSTLLRTAYSVLYRSPKHLIKEVFLVDDASTKDFLKDKLDEYLSANMPKVKVVRLKERSGLITARLAGARRATADVLIFLDSHTEANVNWLPPLLEPIALNYRTVVCPFIDVVAFDSFEYRAQDEGARGAFDWEFFYKRLPVLPQDEKNMPEPFQSPVMAGGLFAIARAFFWELGGYDPGLDIWGGEQYELSFKIWQCGGRMLDAPCSRVGHIYRKFAPFPNPGRGDFVGRNYRRVAEVWMDEYAQYLYQRRPQYLKIDTGDISEQKALRQRLKCKPFRWFMTQIAFDLTAKYPTVEPNPFGEGHVKPESNPSLCIDAHHGAQMERLQLTSCSDAGEQEFLLSWHKDVRSKQRNMCWDLPDSAPKSPILLYTCHLGGGNQLWKYNPDTKQLKHGGHTNCIDYDQTSHALYINRCDDTSRTQRWLVDKVDRDMIAKWDSFGTRVTAPIEDY; this is encoded by the exons atgCCAATAAAAATTCCTCGGCCTATTAAATACGCTGG aACCGCCACAATGTTCAGAAGACCATTATCACGTCTGCTAAGGCTACGGAACCTAGTGCTATTTACAATaatagtgatatttttatatattgttaaatcCTTGAGTAATATGGATGTGATGGAACTGAGAATGCCAGAAGCGTTGCAGCGGTCTCCAGAAGTATTGAATGTTGAAAAAGCAGTGTTACTACCACCAGAAAATGACAACAGGATTCCTAGGAAAGGGGAATATTTTGTACCGAAAAGTATGAaa AAAAAAGACTGGCATAATCACACACAGATAGAGTACGAGAGGAAACGCGTGG GAATCGGCGAGCAAGGCAAACCGGCTTACATGCCGAAAGAAGAATCAGATTTAGAAGAAAAGCTATACTCCGTGAACGGTTTCAACGGGGCCCTAAGcgataaaatacctttaaacaGGTCCTTGCCAGACATAAGGCATAAAGGGTGCAAGACGAAGAAGTACTTGGAGTCTCTGCCGACTGTGAGCGTGGTGGTGCCGTTCCACAATGAGCATTGGAGTACGTTGTTAAGGACAGCGTATAGTGTGCTATACAGGTCCCCGAAACATCTGATCAAGGAGGTGTTTCTAGTTGACGATGCGAGTACCAAAG ATTTCTTAAAAGACAAACTGGACGAGTACCTGTCCGCGAACATGCCTAAAGTGAAGGTGGTCCGCCTGAAGGAGCGCAGTGGGTTGATCACGGCTCGACtggcgggcgcgcggcgggcgACGGCGGACGTGCTGATCTTCCTCGACTCGCACACCGAGGCCAACGTCAACTGGCTGCCTCCACTGCTAG AGCCGATCGCGTTGAACTACCGCACGGTGGTGTGTCCGTTCATCGACGTGGTGGCATTCGACTCGTTCGAGTACCGCGCGCAGGACGAGGGAGCCCGCGGGGCCTTCGACTGGGAGTTCTTCTACAAGCGCCTGCCCGTCCTGCCGCAGGACGAGAAGAACATGCCCGAGCCCTTCCA GAGTCCAGTGATGGCGGGCGGTCTGTTCGCGATAGCGCGTGCGTTCTTCTGGGAGCTGGGCGGGTACGACCCTGGCCTGGACATCTGGGGCGGGGAGCAGTACGAACTCAGCTTCAAG ATCTGGCAGTGTGGCGGGCGCATGCTGGACGCGCCGTGCTCCCGCGTGGGACACATCTACCGCAAGTTCGCGCCCTTCCCCAACCCCGGCCGCGGGGACTTCGTGGGCAGG AACTACAGGCGGGTTGCGGAGGTGTGGATGGATGAGTACGCGCAGTATCTGTACCAGCGTCGACCCCAGTACCTCAAGATCGACACCGGAGACATCTCCGAGCAGAAGGCTTTGCGGCAGAGGCTCAAGTGTAAACCGTTTAGATGGTTCATGACGCAG ATAGCATTCGACCTGACCGCTAAGTATCCAACTGTAGAGCCTAATCCATTCGGCGAAGGTCAT GTGAAACCGGAATCGAaccccagcctgtgtatagacgCGCATCACGGCGCGCAGATGGAGCGGCTGCAGTTGACGTCCTGCTCCGACGCCGGCGAGCAGGAGTTCCTCCTGTCCTGGCACAAGGACGTCAG GTCTAAACAGAGGAACATGTGCTGGGACCTGCCCGACTCGGCGCCCAAGAGTCCCATACTGCTGTATACGTGTCACCTTGGAGGCGGCAACCAACTCTGGAAGTACAACCCG GACACAAAGCAGTTGAAACACGGCGGCCACACGAACTGCATCGACTACGACCAAACATCTCACGCGCTGTACATCAACCGCTGCGACGACACCAGCAGGACCCAGCGCTGGCTCGTGGACAAAGTGGACCGCGACATGATCGCCAAGTGGGACAGCTTTGGGACGAGAGTCACTGCACCCATTGAGGACTATTAA
- the LOC115452541 gene encoding N-acetylgalactosaminyltransferase 6 isoform X2 gives MFRRPLSRLLRLRNLVLFTIIVIFLYIVKSLSNMDVMELRMPEALQRSPEVLNVEKAVLLPPENDNRIPRKGEYFVPKSMKKKDWHNHTQIEYERKRVGIGEQGKPAYMPKEESDLEEKLYSVNGFNGALSDKIPLNRSLPDIRHKGCKTKKYLESLPTVSVVVPFHNEHWSTLLRTAYSVLYRSPKHLIKEVFLVDDASTKDFLKDKLDEYLSANMPKVKVVRLKERSGLITARLAGARRATADVLIFLDSHTEANVNWLPPLLEPIALNYRTVVCPFIDVVAFDSFEYRAQDEGARGAFDWEFFYKRLPVLPQDEKNMPEPFQSPVMAGGLFAIARAFFWELGGYDPGLDIWGGEQYELSFKIWQCGGRMLDAPCSRVGHIYRKFAPFPNPGRGDFVGRNYRRVAEVWMDEYAQYLYQRRPQYLKIDTGDISEQKALRQRLKCKPFRWFMTQIAFDLTAKYPTVEPNPFGEGHVKPESNPSLCIDAHHGAQMERLQLTSCSDAGEQEFLLSWHKDVRSKQRNMCWDLPDSAPKSPILLYTCHLGGGNQLWKYNPDTKQLKHGGHTNCIDYDQTSHALYINRCDDTSRTQRWLVDKVDRDMIAKWDSFGTRVTAPIEDY, from the exons ATGTTCAGAAGACCATTATCACGTCTGCTAAGGCTACGGAACCTAGTGCTATTTACAATaatagtgatatttttatatattgttaaatcCTTGAGTAATATGGATGTGATGGAACTGAGAATGCCAGAAGCGTTGCAGCGGTCTCCAGAAGTATTGAATGTTGAAAAAGCAGTGTTACTACCACCAGAAAATGACAACAGGATTCCTAGGAAAGGGGAATATTTTGTACCGAAAAGTATGAaa AAAAAAGACTGGCATAATCACACACAGATAGAGTACGAGAGGAAACGCGTGG GAATCGGCGAGCAAGGCAAACCGGCTTACATGCCGAAAGAAGAATCAGATTTAGAAGAAAAGCTATACTCCGTGAACGGTTTCAACGGGGCCCTAAGcgataaaatacctttaaacaGGTCCTTGCCAGACATAAGGCATAAAGGGTGCAAGACGAAGAAGTACTTGGAGTCTCTGCCGACTGTGAGCGTGGTGGTGCCGTTCCACAATGAGCATTGGAGTACGTTGTTAAGGACAGCGTATAGTGTGCTATACAGGTCCCCGAAACATCTGATCAAGGAGGTGTTTCTAGTTGACGATGCGAGTACCAAAG ATTTCTTAAAAGACAAACTGGACGAGTACCTGTCCGCGAACATGCCTAAAGTGAAGGTGGTCCGCCTGAAGGAGCGCAGTGGGTTGATCACGGCTCGACtggcgggcgcgcggcgggcgACGGCGGACGTGCTGATCTTCCTCGACTCGCACACCGAGGCCAACGTCAACTGGCTGCCTCCACTGCTAG AGCCGATCGCGTTGAACTACCGCACGGTGGTGTGTCCGTTCATCGACGTGGTGGCATTCGACTCGTTCGAGTACCGCGCGCAGGACGAGGGAGCCCGCGGGGCCTTCGACTGGGAGTTCTTCTACAAGCGCCTGCCCGTCCTGCCGCAGGACGAGAAGAACATGCCCGAGCCCTTCCA GAGTCCAGTGATGGCGGGCGGTCTGTTCGCGATAGCGCGTGCGTTCTTCTGGGAGCTGGGCGGGTACGACCCTGGCCTGGACATCTGGGGCGGGGAGCAGTACGAACTCAGCTTCAAG ATCTGGCAGTGTGGCGGGCGCATGCTGGACGCGCCGTGCTCCCGCGTGGGACACATCTACCGCAAGTTCGCGCCCTTCCCCAACCCCGGCCGCGGGGACTTCGTGGGCAGG AACTACAGGCGGGTTGCGGAGGTGTGGATGGATGAGTACGCGCAGTATCTGTACCAGCGTCGACCCCAGTACCTCAAGATCGACACCGGAGACATCTCCGAGCAGAAGGCTTTGCGGCAGAGGCTCAAGTGTAAACCGTTTAGATGGTTCATGACGCAG ATAGCATTCGACCTGACCGCTAAGTATCCAACTGTAGAGCCTAATCCATTCGGCGAAGGTCAT GTGAAACCGGAATCGAaccccagcctgtgtatagacgCGCATCACGGCGCGCAGATGGAGCGGCTGCAGTTGACGTCCTGCTCCGACGCCGGCGAGCAGGAGTTCCTCCTGTCCTGGCACAAGGACGTCAG GTCTAAACAGAGGAACATGTGCTGGGACCTGCCCGACTCGGCGCCCAAGAGTCCCATACTGCTGTATACGTGTCACCTTGGAGGCGGCAACCAACTCTGGAAGTACAACCCG GACACAAAGCAGTTGAAACACGGCGGCCACACGAACTGCATCGACTACGACCAAACATCTCACGCGCTGTACATCAACCGCTGCGACGACACCAGCAGGACCCAGCGCTGGCTCGTGGACAAAGTGGACCGCGACATGATCGCCAAGTGGGACAGCTTTGGGACGAGAGTCACTGCACCCATTGAGGACTATTAA
- the LOC115452541 gene encoding N-acetylgalactosaminyltransferase 6 isoform X3, with translation MPKEESDLEEKLYSVNGFNGALSDKIPLNRSLPDIRHKGCKTKKYLESLPTVSVVVPFHNEHWSTLLRTAYSVLYRSPKHLIKEVFLVDDASTKDFLKDKLDEYLSANMPKVKVVRLKERSGLITARLAGARRATADVLIFLDSHTEANVNWLPPLLEPIALNYRTVVCPFIDVVAFDSFEYRAQDEGARGAFDWEFFYKRLPVLPQDEKNMPEPFQSPVMAGGLFAIARAFFWELGGYDPGLDIWGGEQYELSFKIWQCGGRMLDAPCSRVGHIYRKFAPFPNPGRGDFVGRNYRRVAEVWMDEYAQYLYQRRPQYLKIDTGDISEQKALRQRLKCKPFRWFMTQIAFDLTAKYPTVEPNPFGEGHVKPESNPSLCIDAHHGAQMERLQLTSCSDAGEQEFLLSWHKDVRSKQRNMCWDLPDSAPKSPILLYTCHLGGGNQLWKYNPDTKQLKHGGHTNCIDYDQTSHALYINRCDDTSRTQRWLVDKVDRDMIAKWDSFGTRVTAPIEDY, from the exons ATGCCGAAAGAAGAATCAGATTTAGAAGAAAAGCTATACTCCGTGAACGGTTTCAACGGGGCCCTAAGcgataaaatacctttaaacaGGTCCTTGCCAGACATAAGGCATAAAGGGTGCAAGACGAAGAAGTACTTGGAGTCTCTGCCGACTGTGAGCGTGGTGGTGCCGTTCCACAATGAGCATTGGAGTACGTTGTTAAGGACAGCGTATAGTGTGCTATACAGGTCCCCGAAACATCTGATCAAGGAGGTGTTTCTAGTTGACGATGCGAGTACCAAAG ATTTCTTAAAAGACAAACTGGACGAGTACCTGTCCGCGAACATGCCTAAAGTGAAGGTGGTCCGCCTGAAGGAGCGCAGTGGGTTGATCACGGCTCGACtggcgggcgcgcggcgggcgACGGCGGACGTGCTGATCTTCCTCGACTCGCACACCGAGGCCAACGTCAACTGGCTGCCTCCACTGCTAG AGCCGATCGCGTTGAACTACCGCACGGTGGTGTGTCCGTTCATCGACGTGGTGGCATTCGACTCGTTCGAGTACCGCGCGCAGGACGAGGGAGCCCGCGGGGCCTTCGACTGGGAGTTCTTCTACAAGCGCCTGCCCGTCCTGCCGCAGGACGAGAAGAACATGCCCGAGCCCTTCCA GAGTCCAGTGATGGCGGGCGGTCTGTTCGCGATAGCGCGTGCGTTCTTCTGGGAGCTGGGCGGGTACGACCCTGGCCTGGACATCTGGGGCGGGGAGCAGTACGAACTCAGCTTCAAG ATCTGGCAGTGTGGCGGGCGCATGCTGGACGCGCCGTGCTCCCGCGTGGGACACATCTACCGCAAGTTCGCGCCCTTCCCCAACCCCGGCCGCGGGGACTTCGTGGGCAGG AACTACAGGCGGGTTGCGGAGGTGTGGATGGATGAGTACGCGCAGTATCTGTACCAGCGTCGACCCCAGTACCTCAAGATCGACACCGGAGACATCTCCGAGCAGAAGGCTTTGCGGCAGAGGCTCAAGTGTAAACCGTTTAGATGGTTCATGACGCAG ATAGCATTCGACCTGACCGCTAAGTATCCAACTGTAGAGCCTAATCCATTCGGCGAAGGTCAT GTGAAACCGGAATCGAaccccagcctgtgtatagacgCGCATCACGGCGCGCAGATGGAGCGGCTGCAGTTGACGTCCTGCTCCGACGCCGGCGAGCAGGAGTTCCTCCTGTCCTGGCACAAGGACGTCAG GTCTAAACAGAGGAACATGTGCTGGGACCTGCCCGACTCGGCGCCCAAGAGTCCCATACTGCTGTATACGTGTCACCTTGGAGGCGGCAACCAACTCTGGAAGTACAACCCG GACACAAAGCAGTTGAAACACGGCGGCCACACGAACTGCATCGACTACGACCAAACATCTCACGCGCTGTACATCAACCGCTGCGACGACACCAGCAGGACCCAGCGCTGGCTCGTGGACAAAGTGGACCGCGACATGATCGCCAAGTGGGACAGCTTTGGGACGAGAGTCACTGCACCCATTGAGGACTATTAA